A section of the Corynebacterium auris genome encodes:
- a CDS encoding DoxX family membrane protein codes for MIRKFARPMLASVYVADGVETLLNPSAHRDNAEAVLKKVRSAVPSNLRSFVPSEPNTATLTVGGVKAGAGTLFALGKLPRTSAALLAATAVPSLLGRNAFWEADDEQEKSRRRTGALTDVALLGGVLIATVDTEGKPNLQWRAQNAAKQAKKNVQQALPTQSEREKALSKASDWLSDTADQVTTYVDENKDDWKDTASSLFQDAKEQTAKFVDKATDQAENVYKELQPEKKVNALVSNLQDTLNDIEPGPVDKLKAKRKVNKATSKFKGRAQDAVDTLQDAFDNLDAAPSKRQQRKWKKKAKKAEKNAQKAVKRAQKKLS; via the coding sequence ATGATCCGCAAGTTTGCACGGCCGATGCTCGCCTCGGTCTACGTCGCCGACGGCGTGGAGACGCTTCTCAACCCCTCCGCCCACCGCGATAATGCGGAAGCGGTGCTGAAGAAGGTCCGCTCCGCGGTCCCCAGCAACCTCCGCTCCTTTGTCCCCTCCGAGCCGAACACCGCGACCCTGACGGTCGGCGGCGTTAAGGCTGGCGCGGGCACGCTCTTCGCCCTGGGCAAGCTGCCGCGGACCTCCGCCGCTTTGCTGGCCGCCACCGCGGTTCCTTCCCTGCTGGGGCGCAACGCCTTCTGGGAGGCCGACGACGAGCAGGAGAAGTCCCGCCGTCGCACCGGCGCGCTGACCGATGTCGCGCTGCTCGGCGGCGTGCTCATCGCCACCGTTGACACGGAGGGCAAGCCGAACCTGCAGTGGCGCGCGCAGAACGCCGCCAAGCAGGCGAAGAAGAACGTCCAGCAGGCTCTGCCGACCCAGTCGGAGCGGGAGAAGGCGCTGAGCAAGGCCAGCGACTGGCTATCTGACACCGCAGACCAAGTCACCACCTACGTCGACGAGAACAAGGACGACTGGAAGGACACCGCCAGCTCCCTGTTCCAGGACGCGAAGGAGCAGACCGCCAAGTTCGTCGACAAGGCCACCGACCAGGCCGAGAACGTGTACAAGGAGCTGCAGCCGGAAAAGAAGGTCAACGCCCTCGTTAGCAACCTGCAGGACACCCTCAACGACATTGAGCCGGGTCCGGTGGACAAGCTGAAGGCCAAGCGCAAGGTCAACAAGGCCACCAGCAAGTTCAAGGGTCGCGCGCAGGATGCCGTCGATACGCTGCAGGATGCGTTCGACAACCTTGACGCCGCCCCCTCCAAGCGCCAGCAGCGCAAGTGGAAGAAGAAGGCGAAGAAGGCCGAGAAGAACGCACAGAAGGCCGTCAAGCGGGCACAGAAGAAGCTCAGCTAG
- a CDS encoding MBL fold metallo-hydrolase encodes MTAKLSLHSISVSEMDNNCYLLASEGKGLLIDAASDAPALLGLAGEVGVEVTDVVTTHRHHDHVGALTDVLDVTGATHWASYLDSPALPALVDRELNEGDTVEFAGHRFPVHILRGHTPGGLCLVADIDGVTNLFVGDSLFPGGLGKTDSEGSFVRLFRDVKTRIFDAYPDSAVVRPGHGEPTTLGEERPKLDEWWERRW; translated from the coding sequence ATGACCGCGAAACTGAGTCTGCACAGCATCTCGGTGTCCGAGATGGACAATAACTGCTACCTGCTTGCCTCCGAGGGCAAGGGGCTGCTTATCGACGCCGCCTCCGACGCCCCGGCCCTCCTCGGCCTCGCCGGGGAGGTCGGCGTCGAGGTCACCGACGTCGTTACCACGCACCGCCACCACGACCACGTCGGCGCCCTGACGGACGTCCTCGACGTCACCGGTGCGACGCACTGGGCCTCCTACCTCGACTCCCCCGCCCTGCCGGCGCTCGTCGACCGTGAGCTCAACGAGGGCGACACCGTGGAGTTCGCGGGCCACCGCTTCCCGGTCCACATTTTGCGCGGCCACACCCCGGGCGGGCTGTGCCTCGTCGCCGACATCGACGGGGTGACCAACCTCTTCGTCGGCGATTCGCTCTTTCCCGGCGGGCTGGGCAAGACCGACTCCGAGGGCTCCTTCGTGCGCCTGTTCCGCGACGTGAAAACCCGGATCTTCGACGCCTACCCGGATAGCGCCGTCGTGCGTCCCGGCCACGGCGAGCCGACGACCCTCGGTGAGGAGCGCCCCAAGCTCGATGAGTGGTGGGAGCGGCGCTGGTAA